The Phycisphaeraceae bacterium genome has a window encoding:
- a CDS encoding MotA/TolQ/ExbB proton channel family protein, whose amino-acid sequence MDKSSLIGVIVGLACMLGVGWLASHGNWLMFWSEKGVIAVFGGTISVIFIAMPMAKIKCVPGYIKRFMFQKGREPIEVVQTMSSLGEKARRDGILALEAEIEKLQETDPFLASGLRMAVDGVDPDGIEATLRMEIMAMQERHKAGKKFFDLVKLYAPGWGLVATLIGQIGMFGHLGGDIDVLGHMLAVAVVATMYGTVLANAVAGPIGDKLAIRSAEEILNREMMLQGILSIQAGDNPRVTLDRMTAFIPRNDRAKLKLAA is encoded by the coding sequence ATGGATAAATCCAGTCTCATCGGCGTCATCGTCGGCCTCGCCTGCATGCTGGGCGTGGGTTGGCTCGCCTCGCATGGCAACTGGCTCATGTTCTGGTCGGAGAAGGGCGTCATCGCCGTGTTCGGCGGCACCATCAGCGTCATCTTCATCGCCATGCCCATGGCGAAGATCAAGTGCGTGCCCGGCTACATCAAGCGCTTCATGTTCCAGAAGGGCCGCGAGCCGATCGAGGTGGTCCAGACCATGTCCTCGCTGGGCGAAAAGGCCCGGCGTGACGGCATCCTGGCCCTCGAAGCCGAGATCGAGAAACTGCAGGAGACCGATCCCTTCCTCGCCTCCGGCCTGCGCATGGCGGTGGACGGCGTCGATCCCGACGGCATCGAGGCCACCCTGCGCATGGAGATCATGGCCATGCAGGAGCGGCACAAGGCCGGCAAGAAGTTCTTCGACCTCGTCAAGCTCTACGCGCCCGGCTGGGGACTCGTGGCCACGCTCATCGGCCAGATCGGCATGTTCGGACACCTGGGAGGCGACATCGACGTGCTGGGCCACATGCTGGCGGTCGCCGTCGTCGCGACCATGTACGGCACCGTGCTGGCCAACGCCGTCGCGGGGCCGATCGGCGACAAACTCGCGATCCGCTCGGCGGAGGAAATCCTCAATCGCGAGATGATGCTGCAGGGAATCCTCTCCATCCAGGCGGGCGACAACCCGCGCGTCACCCTCGACCGCATGACCGCGTTCATTCCGCGCAACGATCGGGCGAAACTCAAACTCGCGGCGTGA
- a CDS encoding OmpA family protein has protein sequence MADAHDQSGEHGKKHAHKRGGHGHGHGGGGHEEGHEGAPEWLISFADMVMLMMGFFVILFALNVNPTGRTPGGMSEETDERGSGQKDEHMLDLVLSIREAFNNPVSPSSTDPKDQRLIKRMLEKAGKADVNDPGVSGQDDRVQSIRPSDYYSFSGSVPFADASSELSGEGARVSAEIAKKIKGLSLIVEVRGHASAAESRRGPEEALRLASERALAVARELARQGVDWWQMRLVIAGDNDRLESFPRDADGDRRNARVDVVVTNEVMPNKTPGGETSRR, from the coding sequence ATGGCCGATGCACACGACCAATCCGGCGAGCATGGCAAGAAGCACGCCCACAAGCGGGGCGGGCACGGCCACGGTCACGGCGGAGGCGGGCACGAAGAAGGTCACGAAGGCGCGCCCGAGTGGCTCATCTCCTTCGCCGACATGGTAATGCTGATGATGGGCTTCTTCGTCATCCTCTTCGCGCTCAACGTCAACCCCACCGGACGCACCCCCGGCGGGATGAGCGAGGAGACCGACGAGCGCGGCTCCGGGCAGAAGGACGAGCACATGCTCGACCTGGTGCTCTCCATCCGCGAGGCCTTCAACAATCCCGTCTCGCCATCCTCCACCGATCCGAAGGATCAGCGACTCATCAAGCGCATGCTCGAGAAGGCCGGCAAGGCCGACGTGAATGATCCCGGCGTCAGCGGGCAGGATGACCGCGTGCAGTCGATCCGCCCCAGCGACTACTACTCGTTCAGCGGGTCCGTGCCGTTCGCCGACGCCTCGTCGGAGCTGTCCGGCGAAGGGGCCCGCGTCTCCGCGGAAATCGCGAAGAAGATCAAGGGGCTTTCCCTCATCGTCGAGGTGCGCGGACACGCCAGCGCCGCCGAATCACGACGCGGACCGGAGGAGGCGCTTCGCCTCGCCTCGGAGCGCGCTCTGGCCGTGGCGCGCGAACTGGCACGGCAGGGCGTTGACTGGTGGCAGATGCGACTGGTCATCGCCGGCGACAACGACCGGCTGGAATCCTTCCCCCGCGACGCCGATGGCGATCGACGCAACGCCCGTGTGGACGTGGTCGTGACCAACGAGGTCATGCCCAACAAGACGCCTGGCGGCGAGACCTCGCGTCGCTGA
- the hslV gene encoding ATP-dependent protease subunit HslV — protein sequence MSGEHGYHGTTILCVRRDSDVAIAGDGQVTIGPTVAKHDAVKVRRLDGLGAGGRGVLVGFAGSAADAFALLERFEAKLKESPANLTRAAIELAKLWRTDRALRRLESLLAVADAERSLLISGQGDVIEPSDGIVAIGSGGPFALAAARALLAHSSLDAPSVCREAMRVAGEICIYTNAHVTVLTLGGTGAPARG from the coding sequence ATGAGCGGCGAACACGGGTATCACGGCACGACCATTCTCTGCGTGCGGCGCGACAGCGACGTGGCGATCGCCGGCGACGGGCAGGTCACCATCGGACCCACCGTCGCCAAGCACGACGCCGTCAAGGTGCGGCGGCTGGATGGGCTGGGCGCGGGCGGTCGCGGCGTGCTGGTGGGGTTCGCCGGGTCCGCCGCCGACGCCTTCGCCCTGCTGGAGCGATTTGAAGCCAAGCTCAAGGAGTCGCCCGCCAACCTGACGCGGGCGGCGATAGAACTGGCCAAGCTCTGGCGCACCGACCGCGCGCTGCGGCGTCTGGAGTCGCTGCTGGCCGTGGCGGACGCGGAGCGATCGCTCCTGATCTCCGGACAGGGCGACGTGATCGAGCCGTCGGACGGAATCGTGGCGATCGGCTCGGGGGGCCCTTTCGCACTGGCGGCGGCGCGGGCGCTTCTGGCGCATTCATCGCTCGATGCGCCGTCCGTCTGCCGCGAGGCCATGCGCGTGGCAGGTGAAATCTGCATCTACACCAACGCGCACGTGACGGTGCTGACGCTGGGCGGAACGGGCGCGCCGGCGCGCGGGTGA